In one Juglans regia cultivar Chandler chromosome 11, Walnut 2.0, whole genome shotgun sequence genomic region, the following are encoded:
- the LOC108998790 gene encoding superoxide dismutase [Fe], chloroplastic-like isoform X2, with protein MAVAFASSPTSSPTCTVLPRQGLLGISGSPRTLQWTKKERRCRRKAGPTITAKLDLKPPPYPLNALEPHMSQETLEYHWGKHHRAYVENLNKQIVGTELDGMSLEDIIIISYNKGDILPTFNNAGQIWNHEFFWESMQPGGGGKPDGDLLELIERDFGSFEKFVEEFKSAAATQFGSGWAWLAYKANRLEVGNAVNPRPSNDDKRLVIVKSPNAVNPLAWDYSPLLAIDVWEHAYYLDFQNHRPDYILLFIEKLVSWEAVSSRLEIAKARDAEREGEEERKKRAEEEKMADSKGVEMYLDNDTDNSEVE; from the exons ATGGCTGTAGCATTCGCATCCTCTCCCACCAGCTCCCCAACGTGCACCGTTCTTCCCCGCCAAG GGCTTCTTGGGATTTCGGGATCACCTCGTACTCTGCAATGGACGAAGAAAGAG AGACGTTGTCGAAGAAAAGCCGGTCCCACAATTACTGCAAAATTGGATCTGAAGCCTCCTCCATATCCATTG AATGCTTTGGAGCCACATATGAGCCAGGAGACCTTGGAGTATCACTGGGGAAAGCACCATAGGGCTTATGTGGAGAACCTAAACAAACAAATAGTAGGAACAGAGCTCGATGGAATGTCATTGGAAGATATCATAATTATTTCATACAATAAAGGTGATATTCTTCCAACTTTCAACAACGCAGGACAG ATTTGGAACCATGAGTTCTTTTGGGAATCCATGCAACCCGGCGGTGGAGGAAAGCCAGATGGAGATCTTCTAGAACTGATTGAAAGGGACTTTggttcttttgaaaaattcgTGGAAGAGTTCAAGTCAGCTGCAGCTACACAGTTTGGTTCTGGTTGGGCTTGGCTTGCAT ATAAAGCAAATAGACTAGAAGTTGGAAATGCAGTAAATCCCCGCCCATCAAATGATGACAAGAGGCTTGTGATAGTGAAGAGTCCCAATGCTGTTAATCCACTCGCATGGGATTATTCT CCACTTCTTGCCATCGATGTTTGGGAG CATGCTTACTACCTTGACTTTCAG AATCATCGCCCtgattacatattattatttatcgaGAAGCTTGTTTCGTGGGAAGCAGTCAGTTCTAGACTTGAAATTGCAAAGGCCCGAGATgctgaaagagagggagaagaagaaaggaagaaaagagcGGAAGAGGAGAAAATGGCAGATAGCAAAGGTGTTGAGATGTACTTGGACAACGATACTGATAATTCAGAGGTTGAATGA
- the LOC108998833 gene encoding uncharacterized protein At1g28695-like encodes MDNFNDRLFRTVIFCLLLIGLLNIVFIDTPTGSKPVLFSLRYRLRQPSHEICYSRSTSHRDELEAALSKASMGKKSTTVIIAIVNKGYIDQGEKPMLDMFLDSFWVGEGTRELINRLLLVAVDQRSFERCKFLRLHCYKLELILDEGAMDSNGEKLYMSNDFIKMMWRRTLFLGDVLKRGYSFIFTDTDVMWLRNPFPRLSQNESIDLQISTDRFNGDEQSEANQQINTGFYMIRSNNKTISLFDAWYARKNSSAGLKEQDVLLNMMRAGVFRELGLELRFLDTNYFSGFCEDSKDFRAVTTVHANCCRTIVAKVADLMAVVHDWKMFKRSSSTNQTSTSRSWTNHKACRDSWK; translated from the exons ATGGATAACTTCAACGATCGACTCTTCCGTACAGTCATATTCTGCCTTTTGTTAATCGGTTTACTCAATATTGTATTCATCGACACCCCCACCGGCTCAAAGCCAGTACTCTTTTCGTTACGATATCGCCTACGTCAACCCTCTCATGAGATA TGTTACAGTAGGAGTACCAGCCATAGAGATGAACTTGAAGCAGCTTTGTCTAAGGCTTCCATGGGGAAGAAGAGTACTACTGTAATAATCGCAATTGTCAACAAGGGTTACATAGATCAGGGCGAAAAGCCAATGCTTGACATGTTTTTGGATAGCTTTTGGGTCGGGGAAGGCACCAGGGAATTGATAAATCGTCTTTTACTAGTTGCGGTTGATCAGAGGTCCTTTGAAAGGTGCAAGTTTCTTCGGCTTCATTGCTACAAGCTTGAATTAATATTGGACGAGGGCGCCATGGATTCTAATGGTGAGAAGCTGTACATGTCTAATGATTTTATCAAGATGATGTGGAGGAGGACCCTCTTTCTGGGAGACGTACTCAAGCGGGGTTACAGCTTCATATTCACA GACACTGATGTAATGTGGCTAAGGAACCCATTTCCAAGGCTGAGCCAAAACGAAAGTATAGATCTTCAAATCAGCACCGATCGATTCAACGGAGATGAACAGTCGGAAGCCAACCAACAAATCAACACTGGCTTCTACATGATCAGATCCAACAACAAGACCATCTCTTTATTTGATGCATGGTACGCCAGGAAAAATAGCTCTGCAGGATTAAAAGAgcaagatgttttattaaacaTGATGCGTGCTGGCGTCTTCAGAGAGCTGGGCCTTGAATTAAGGTTCTTGGACACCAACTATTTCAGTGGGTTCTGTGAAGATAGCAAGGACTTCCGAGCCGTTACCACCGTTCATGCCAATTGCTGCCGTACTATTGTTGCCAAGGTGGCAGATCTGATGGCTGTTGTTCATGATTGGAAAATGTTCAAGAGGTCATCATCTACCAATCAGACTTCGACATCTAGATCATGGACGAATCACAAAGCTTGTAGAGATTCGTGGAAATAA
- the LOC108998790 gene encoding superoxide dismutase [Fe] 2, chloroplastic-like isoform X4, translating into MSQETLEYHWGKHHRAYVENLNKQIVGTELDGMSLEDIIIISYNKGDILPTFNNAGQIWNHEFFWESMQPGGGGKPDGDLLELIERDFGSFEKFVEEFKSAAATQFGSGWAWLAYKANRLEVGNAVNPRPSNDDKRLVIVKSPNAVNPLAWDYSPLLAIDVWEHAYYLDFQNHRPDYILLFIEKLVSWEAVSSRLEIAKARDAEREGEEERKKRAEEEKMADSKGVEMYLDNDTDNSEVE; encoded by the exons ATGAGCCAGGAGACCTTGGAGTATCACTGGGGAAAGCACCATAGGGCTTATGTGGAGAACCTAAACAAACAAATAGTAGGAACAGAGCTCGATGGAATGTCATTGGAAGATATCATAATTATTTCATACAATAAAGGTGATATTCTTCCAACTTTCAACAACGCAGGACAG ATTTGGAACCATGAGTTCTTTTGGGAATCCATGCAACCCGGCGGTGGAGGAAAGCCAGATGGAGATCTTCTAGAACTGATTGAAAGGGACTTTggttcttttgaaaaattcgTGGAAGAGTTCAAGTCAGCTGCAGCTACACAGTTTGGTTCTGGTTGGGCTTGGCTTGCAT ATAAAGCAAATAGACTAGAAGTTGGAAATGCAGTAAATCCCCGCCCATCAAATGATGACAAGAGGCTTGTGATAGTGAAGAGTCCCAATGCTGTTAATCCACTCGCATGGGATTATTCT CCACTTCTTGCCATCGATGTTTGGGAG CATGCTTACTACCTTGACTTTCAG AATCATCGCCCtgattacatattattatttatcgaGAAGCTTGTTTCGTGGGAAGCAGTCAGTTCTAGACTTGAAATTGCAAAGGCCCGAGATgctgaaagagagggagaagaagaaaggaagaaaagagcGGAAGAGGAGAAAATGGCAGATAGCAAAGGTGTTGAGATGTACTTGGACAACGATACTGATAATTCAGAGGTTGAATGA
- the LOC108998790 gene encoding superoxide dismutase [Fe] 2, chloroplastic-like isoform X3 produces MNALEPHMSQETLEYHWGKHHRAYVENLNKQIVGTELDGMSLEDIIIISYNKGDILPTFNNAGQIWNHEFFWESMQPGGGGKPDGDLLELIERDFGSFEKFVEEFKSAAATQFGSGWAWLAYKANRLEVGNAVNPRPSNDDKRLVIVKSPNAVNPLAWDYSPLLAIDVWEHAYYLDFQNHRPDYILLFIEKLVSWEAVSSRLEIAKARDAEREGEEERKKRAEEEKMADSKGVEMYLDNDTDNSEVE; encoded by the exons ATG AATGCTTTGGAGCCACATATGAGCCAGGAGACCTTGGAGTATCACTGGGGAAAGCACCATAGGGCTTATGTGGAGAACCTAAACAAACAAATAGTAGGAACAGAGCTCGATGGAATGTCATTGGAAGATATCATAATTATTTCATACAATAAAGGTGATATTCTTCCAACTTTCAACAACGCAGGACAG ATTTGGAACCATGAGTTCTTTTGGGAATCCATGCAACCCGGCGGTGGAGGAAAGCCAGATGGAGATCTTCTAGAACTGATTGAAAGGGACTTTggttcttttgaaaaattcgTGGAAGAGTTCAAGTCAGCTGCAGCTACACAGTTTGGTTCTGGTTGGGCTTGGCTTGCAT ATAAAGCAAATAGACTAGAAGTTGGAAATGCAGTAAATCCCCGCCCATCAAATGATGACAAGAGGCTTGTGATAGTGAAGAGTCCCAATGCTGTTAATCCACTCGCATGGGATTATTCT CCACTTCTTGCCATCGATGTTTGGGAG CATGCTTACTACCTTGACTTTCAG AATCATCGCCCtgattacatattattatttatcgaGAAGCTTGTTTCGTGGGAAGCAGTCAGTTCTAGACTTGAAATTGCAAAGGCCCGAGATgctgaaagagagggagaagaagaaaggaagaaaagagcGGAAGAGGAGAAAATGGCAGATAGCAAAGGTGTTGAGATGTACTTGGACAACGATACTGATAATTCAGAGGTTGAATGA
- the LOC118343848 gene encoding VAN3-binding protein-like — protein sequence MDSKGAFRAGRISFKNEHQSAAYNLEGKSESWTRSAHGCLTTNENPSCRSLDILQGPVHAMEFLCRPWSPSATNFMQIISSSTNLLFPSQDSCYLGRQEEKLHDDHTLGEQGGKAETEKTKETKGYAAQSNRSTFSRALFTIERSVPSFIQKPKFFASLLRRRVKTKEEDRLRTANVHATLSVACLAAAIAGIAANSTKEAAKDVIPISNGDGGKVAWDKNMGDIVASAAALIATVCAETAESIGANRAHVASAVNSGLAAQTPVDMITLTATAATCLRGAAILKSRAMAYDSLSRCPELLEVGAQLAVVTPSGHKRHMRVSIYFKRKQLILSLEKKFLGVLTTLKKYKIFHVTEETEEAHGNFSISLKSHSGDIKVWFEDENQWSLWVSVISNLLQMHKSY from the exons ATGGATTCAAAAGGAGCATTTAGAGCAGGGAGAATCTCCTTTAAAAATGAGCACCAATCAGCAGCTTATAATTTA GAAGGGAAGTCCGAATCTTGGACAAGATCAGCACATGGATGCTTGACTACAAATGAAAACCCATCCTGCCGCTCCTTGGACATTCTGCAGGGCCCTGTCCATGCCATGGAGTTCCTGTGTCGCCCATGGAGCCCATCTGCAACTAACTTCATGCAGATAATTTCATCAAGTACT AATCTGTTGTTTCCTTCACAAGACAGTTGCTATCTAGGACGGCAGGAGGAAAAGCTACATGACGATCATACCTTAGGAGAGCAAGGAGGAAAAGCAGAGACGGAGAAAACCAAAGAAACCAAAGGGTATGCAGCCCAAAGCAACAGAAGTACTTTCAGTCGg GCACTGTTTACAATTGAAAGGTCTGTtccatcttttattcaaaagcCTAAGTTCTTTGCCAGCTTATTAAGACGTAGAGTGAAAACAAAAGAGGAAGACCGACTTCGTACTGCCAATGTTCATGCTACCCTTTCTGTGGCATGCTTGGCTGCCGCAATAGCTGGCATTGCTGCCAACAGCACCAAAGAGGCAGCAAAAGATGTCATCCCTATCAGTAATGGAGATGGAGGCAAAGTAGCATGGGACAAGAACATGGGCGACATCGTTGCTTCGGCTGCTGCTCTTATAGCCACAGTATGTGCTGAAACGGCAGAGTCCATTGGCGCAAACAGAGCCCATGTCGCCTCGGCCGTCAACTCGGGCCTCGCCGCTCAAACCCCTGTTGACATGATTACACTTACAGCAACTGCTGCAACAT GTTTAAGAGGAGCTGCGATACTCAAATCTAGAGCTATGGCATACGACTCTTTATCAAGGTGTCCAGAACTGCTTGAAGTAGGGGCCCAGTTAGCAGTCGTCACACCTTCTG GGCATAAACGACATATGAGGGTCTCCATTTATTTCAAACGTAAGCAGCTCATTTTGAGCCTTGAAAAGAAGTTCTTGGGAGTTTTGACAACATTAAAGAAGT ACAAGATTTTTCATGTGACGGAGGAAACTGAGGAAGCTCATGGCAACTTCTCCATCAGCCTAAAAAGCCACAGTGGTGATATCAAGGTCTGgtttgaagatgaaaatcaatGGTCACTCTGGGTATCAGTGATTTCTAATCTCTTGCAGATGCATAAATCTTAttga
- the LOC108998812 gene encoding cell division cycle 20.2, cofactor of APC complex-like, giving the protein MLKLQSDRYSPTRILSDPATQYDFPGDRFIPNRSLMDLDQARSLLTSRINKAYHNPGFSELYRQRLEEKLTLDSEGRPFRMLVFRGSPKSSRKSIRLIDETRREEEEALDNCKKDNQFRYLPKKESRILDAPNIINDYYLNIMDWGRNNILAIALGSETFLWNSENGRVQKLLQVGAGDYPTSVAWSGDAKKVAVGCMHSKLQLWDAETSKLIRSLKGHNGRIAATGWNGHILTSGSRDKSIINHDVRASNNMISRIQVHTEEVCGLRWSRTGNILASGGNENLIYIWESSKMSSSKFLFRFNDHTAAVKALAWCPYQFDILASGGGTADGCIKIWNIQRGICIKSIDTKAQICGLEWNRHHKEIMSGHGFSGSENQNMLCLWRYPSMTKAGEIKSHASRVLQLSQSPDGLTVVSAGADETLRFWEIFGPPSNENFPISELNSLLSLKTSPLR; this is encoded by the exons atgttgaaactTCAATCGGATCGGTACTCTCCCACTCGCATCCTCAGCGACCCCGCCACCCAGTACGACTTTCCG GGTGACCGGTTTATACCGAATAGGAGTTTGATGGATCTTGATCAAGCCCGCAGTCTGTTGACAAGTAGGATTAATAAAGCTTATCACAATCCTGGTTTTAGT GAACTGTACAGACAAAGATTGGAGGAGAAGCTGACTCTGGATTCAGAGGGGAGACCATTCAGAATGTTGGTGTTTAGAGGAAGCCCAAAATCAAGTAGAAAATCGATTCGTCTTATTGACGAGACGCGACGGGAGGAGGAAGAGGCATTGGATAATTGTAAAAAGGACAATCAATTTCGGTATTTGCCCAAG AAAGAATCTAGGATTCTGGATGCTCCAAACATAATAAATGACTACTACCTGAACATCATGGATTGGGGGAGAAACAACATTCTTGCCATAGCTTTGGGCTCAGAAACTTTTCTGTGGAATTCAGAGAACGGACGTGTACAAAAGTTGTTGCAAGTTGGTGCCGGTGACTATCCTACAAGCGTGGCCTGGTCTGGGGATGCGAAAAAGGTGGCGGTTGGGTGCATGCATTCCAAACTTCAACTCTGGGATGCCGAGACTTCCAAACTT ATTAGAAGCCTAAAAGGTCATAACGGCAGGATAGCAGCCACTGGATGGAATGGTCACATTCTAACATCTGGAAGCCGGGACAAATCCATTATCAATCATGATG TTCGAGCGTCAAATAATATGATCTCACGTATACAAGTACACACCGAAGAAGTGTGCGGTTTGAGATGGTCAAGAACGGGCAATATATTGGCAAGTGGCGGTAACGAAAATCTCATATACATATGGGAATCTTCCAAAATGAGCTCTTCGAAATTCTTGTTTCGTTTCAATGACCATACCGCTGCAGTCAAGGCTCTTGCATGGTGCCCATATCAGTTTGATATACTTGCCTCCGGAGGAGGCACAGCAGATGGTTGTATTAAGATATGGAATATACAAAGGGGCATCTGCATCAAAAGCATAGATACCAAAGCCCAG ATTTGTGGACTGGAGTGGAACAGGCATCACAAAGAGATCATGAGTGGTCATGGCTTCAGCGGGAGCGAGAATCAGAACATGCTATGCTTATGGAGGTATCCGTCCATGACTAAAGCAGGAGAAATTAAGAGCCATGCATCCAGAGTCCTCCAACTTTCCCAG AGCCCTGATGGTTTGACTGTGGTATCAGCTGGGGCAGACGAGACTCTTCGCTTTTGGGAGATTTTTGGACCCCCTAGTAATGAAAATTTCCCCATCTCGGAGCTGAACAGCCTTTTGTCTCTGAAGACATCACCCCTAAGATGA
- the LOC108998790 gene encoding superoxide dismutase [Fe], chloroplastic-like isoform X1, whose translation MAVAFASSPTSSPTCTVLPRQAGLLGISGSPRTLQWTKKERRCRRKAGPTITAKLDLKPPPYPLNALEPHMSQETLEYHWGKHHRAYVENLNKQIVGTELDGMSLEDIIIISYNKGDILPTFNNAGQIWNHEFFWESMQPGGGGKPDGDLLELIERDFGSFEKFVEEFKSAAATQFGSGWAWLAYKANRLEVGNAVNPRPSNDDKRLVIVKSPNAVNPLAWDYSPLLAIDVWEHAYYLDFQNHRPDYILLFIEKLVSWEAVSSRLEIAKARDAEREGEEERKKRAEEEKMADSKGVEMYLDNDTDNSEVE comes from the exons ATGGCTGTAGCATTCGCATCCTCTCCCACCAGCTCCCCAACGTGCACCGTTCTTCCCCGCCAAG CAGGGCTTCTTGGGATTTCGGGATCACCTCGTACTCTGCAATGGACGAAGAAAGAG AGACGTTGTCGAAGAAAAGCCGGTCCCACAATTACTGCAAAATTGGATCTGAAGCCTCCTCCATATCCATTG AATGCTTTGGAGCCACATATGAGCCAGGAGACCTTGGAGTATCACTGGGGAAAGCACCATAGGGCTTATGTGGAGAACCTAAACAAACAAATAGTAGGAACAGAGCTCGATGGAATGTCATTGGAAGATATCATAATTATTTCATACAATAAAGGTGATATTCTTCCAACTTTCAACAACGCAGGACAG ATTTGGAACCATGAGTTCTTTTGGGAATCCATGCAACCCGGCGGTGGAGGAAAGCCAGATGGAGATCTTCTAGAACTGATTGAAAGGGACTTTggttcttttgaaaaattcgTGGAAGAGTTCAAGTCAGCTGCAGCTACACAGTTTGGTTCTGGTTGGGCTTGGCTTGCAT ATAAAGCAAATAGACTAGAAGTTGGAAATGCAGTAAATCCCCGCCCATCAAATGATGACAAGAGGCTTGTGATAGTGAAGAGTCCCAATGCTGTTAATCCACTCGCATGGGATTATTCT CCACTTCTTGCCATCGATGTTTGGGAG CATGCTTACTACCTTGACTTTCAG AATCATCGCCCtgattacatattattatttatcgaGAAGCTTGTTTCGTGGGAAGCAGTCAGTTCTAGACTTGAAATTGCAAAGGCCCGAGATgctgaaagagagggagaagaagaaaggaagaaaagagcGGAAGAGGAGAAAATGGCAGATAGCAAAGGTGTTGAGATGTACTTGGACAACGATACTGATAATTCAGAGGTTGAATGA
- the LOC108998818 gene encoding putative pectinesterase 63 gives MVGKRTSCVAVHAALMTVLLIAISVVSDDAAPIPADNAQLNTWFDNNVKPYTQSKGTLDPALVKAEEGVKVIKVRRKGGANFKTITDAINSIPAGNTRRVIIYIGHGVYKEKITIDPSKPFVTLYGAPNSMPTLTYDGTAAQYGTVDSATLIVQSDYFVAANIIIANSSPRPDGRRKGAQASALRISGDKAAFHNCKIKGFQDTICDDRGKHFFKDCYIEGTVDFIFGSGTSLYMNTTLNVLGDGGFTVIAAQAREYDDETGYSFVHCSVIGTGIGTYLGRAWMNKPRVIYAYTIMSGVVSPVGWSDNFHKERDGTVFYGEYKNSGPGASVSGRAEYTKQLNEAEAQPFISLGFIQGSSWLVPPPKSLR, from the exons ATGGTCGGTAAAAGGACATCATGCGTCGCCGTCCATGCGGCTCTAATGACAGTTCTTCTCATTGCTATATCTGTCGTCTCGGATGATGCAGCGCCAATACCTGCCGACAACGCCCAACTAAATACCTGGTTCGACAACAATGTCAAGCCGTACACGCAAAGCAAGGGTACTCTAGATCCCGCACTGGTGAAGGCTGAAGAGGGTGTTAAAGTTATTAAGGTCAGGAGGAAGGGAGGAGCAAATTTCAAGACCATCACCGATGCCATTAACAGCATTCCGGCCGGGAATACCAGACGTGTCATTATTTATATTGGACATGGAGTCTACAAAGAGAAAATTACAATTGATCCGTCTAAGCCGTTTGTTACTTTATATGGTGCACCCAACTCAATGCCAACTTTGACTTATGACGGTACTGCAGCGCAGTATGGAACCGTAGATAGTGCCACCTTGATCGTGCAATCCGATTACTTTGTTGCCGCAAATATTATCATTGCG AATTCTTCGCCAAGGCCTGATGGGAGACGAAAGGGAGCTCAGGCATCTGCTCTGAGGATTTCTGGGGACAAGGCGGCCTTCCATAACTGCAAAATAAAAGGATTTCAGGACACCATCTGTGACGACAGGGGAAAGCATTTCTTTAAGGACTGCTACATTGAAGGCACagttgatttcatttttggAAGTGGCACATCACTTTACATG AACACTACACTAAACGTACTTGGGGATGGTGGTTTCACGGTGATCGCAGCACAAGCAAGGGAATATGATGACGAAACTGGATACTCGTTTGTACACTGCAGCGTAATTGGCACTGGAATCGGAACATATTTGGGAAGAGCATGGATGAACAAGCCCAGAGTGATTTACGCCTACACCATCATGAGCGGCGTTGTCAGTCCCGTTGGATGGAGCGACAACTTCCACAAAGAACGTGACGG caccGTTTTCTATGGAGAATACAAGAACTCCGGACCGGGTGCAAGTGTTTCTGGCCGAGCCGAGTATACCAAGCAATTGAATGAAGCTGAAGCCCAACCCTTCATCAGCCTTGGCTTTATTCAGGGTTCCTCATGGTTGGTTCCTCCTCCAAAGTCACTCAGGTGA